In one Erythrobacteraceae bacterium WH01K genomic region, the following are encoded:
- a CDS encoding 2-oxoacid:acceptor oxidoreductase subunit alpha yields the protein MATQAAPRDDAQETPEAVVVRFAGDSGDGMQLTGGQFTLSTALAGNDLATFPDFPAEIRAPQGTLFGVSAFQINFGSRQINTAGDAPDVLVAMNPAALKVNIASLKPGGLVIADTGAFTKRNLEKAKYEANPLEDGSLAKYDLLAFDISERTIEAVKPFGLGNKDALRSKNMWTLGLALWMFDRPRDPIHQWLRDKFKRKPEIADANIAALDAGHAYGETAELAGPLKQLAMPPVESAPGLYRTITGAEAVSLGLVAGAQLAELPMFFGGYPITPASAILHHLARLKEFGVTTFQAEDEIAAICAAIGASYAGSLGVTSSSGPGIALKTEAMGLAIMTELPLVIVNSQRGGPSTGLPTKTEQSDLYQAVYGRNGDAPMPVIAARSPGDAFECAIEACRIAVKYMTPVMLLTDGYIANAAEPWKVPDPASYDPFPAKFMDTKPGGDDAELLPYARDEKGARPWIKPGTPGLMHRIGGIEKAAGTGHIDYAPDNHQAMTDQRREKVSGVEVPDQEVCRGNTSGKLAVVGWGSTYGPIHQAVGRAIAKGCDVAHIHVRNIWPLPANLGDLLRGYDHVLVPEMNTGQFKTVLRDQFLIDAQPLTKTSGQPFAIAELEAEIAKFFDDIPGNEGGQVAVNDDQLPSPETN from the coding sequence ATGGCAACGCAGGCGGCTCCCCGCGACGACGCACAGGAAACTCCCGAAGCAGTGGTGGTCCGGTTCGCCGGCGACAGCGGCGACGGGATGCAGTTGACGGGCGGGCAATTCACGCTCAGCACCGCGTTGGCAGGCAACGACCTGGCGACTTTCCCCGATTTCCCGGCGGAAATCCGCGCGCCGCAGGGCACGCTGTTCGGCGTGTCGGCCTTCCAGATCAATTTCGGCAGCCGCCAGATCAACACCGCGGGCGACGCACCCGATGTGCTGGTCGCGATGAACCCGGCAGCGCTGAAGGTGAACATCGCCTCGCTCAAGCCGGGCGGACTGGTGATTGCCGATACCGGCGCCTTTACCAAGCGTAACCTGGAAAAGGCGAAGTACGAGGCGAACCCGCTGGAAGATGGCAGCCTCGCCAAATACGATTTGCTGGCGTTCGACATTTCGGAACGCACGATCGAAGCGGTCAAGCCCTTCGGCCTCGGCAACAAGGATGCGCTGCGGTCCAAGAACATGTGGACGCTGGGTCTTGCGCTGTGGATGTTCGACCGTCCGCGCGATCCAATCCACCAGTGGCTGCGCGACAAGTTCAAGCGCAAGCCGGAAATCGCCGACGCCAATATCGCCGCGCTCGATGCAGGCCATGCCTATGGCGAAACGGCGGAGCTTGCCGGTCCGCTGAAACAGCTTGCCATGCCGCCGGTCGAAAGCGCGCCGGGCCTTTACCGCACGATTACAGGCGCGGAGGCCGTATCGCTCGGCCTGGTTGCGGGCGCTCAGCTTGCCGAACTGCCGATGTTCTTCGGCGGCTATCCGATCACGCCTGCATCCGCGATCCTCCACCACCTCGCGCGGCTGAAGGAATTCGGCGTCACCACCTTCCAGGCGGAAGACGAGATTGCCGCGATCTGCGCCGCCATCGGGGCGAGCTATGCAGGATCGCTGGGTGTCACTTCGTCTTCGGGGCCGGGCATTGCCTTGAAGACCGAGGCGATGGGCCTTGCCATCATGACCGAGCTGCCGCTGGTAATCGTCAACTCGCAGCGCGGCGGCCCGTCGACCGGCCTGCCGACCAAGACCGAGCAGAGCGATCTCTACCAGGCGGTCTATGGCCGCAACGGCGATGCACCGATGCCGGTCATCGCCGCGCGCAGCCCGGGCGACGCGTTCGAATGCGCGATCGAGGCTTGCCGCATTGCGGTGAAATACATGACCCCGGTCATGCTGCTGACGGACGGTTATATCGCCAATGCGGCCGAACCGTGGAAGGTGCCCGATCCCGCCAGCTATGATCCGTTCCCAGCCAAGTTCATGGACACGAAGCCCGGCGGCGACGATGCCGAACTGCTTCCCTATGCGCGTGACGAAAAGGGCGCTCGCCCCTGGATCAAGCCCGGCACGCCCGGCCTGATGCACCGCATCGGCGGGATCGAGAAAGCGGCTGGCACCGGCCACATCGATTACGCGCCCGACAACCATCAGGCCATGACCGACCAGCGCCGCGAGAAGGTGTCGGGCGTCGAAGTGCCGGACCAGGAGGTCTGCCGCGGCAACACTTCGGGCAAGCTGGCCGTGGTCGGCTGGGGCAGCACCTACGGCCCGATCCACCAGGCCGTGGGCCGCGCCATCGCCAAAGGCTGCGACGTGGCACACATCCATGTCCGCAACATCTGGCCGCTACCGGCCAATCTCGGCGATCTGCTGCGCGGCTACGACCATGTTCTGGTCCCGGAAATGAACACCGGCCAGTTCAAGACCGTGCTGCGCGACCAGTTCCTGATCGACGCGCAGCCGCTGACCAAGACCAGCGGCCAGCCCTTCGCCATCGCCGAGCTGGAAGCCGAGATCGCCAAGTTTTTCGACGACATTCCCGGCAATGAAGGCGGGCAGGTCGCGGTCAATGACGACCAGCTGCCCAGCCCGGAGACGAACTGA
- a CDS encoding alpha/beta hydrolase has translation MADIEHYVREDVRGFLDMLEAMNGQGVEEVGAVQGREQMRAMGAIAEAPAREMAVQKDLVCPGPAGDIPLRFYDVKESRGPSPVVLFLHGGGFVIGDLEVYNNLCTEISHALDLPVVSVDYRLAPEHPFPAAPDDCEAAARWVASGPSELGCDVTGLVITGDSAGGNLTIVTTNQLMADPAEVPVVVQAPIYPVASDVSQHDSFASFADGFLLTGAAMAWFTEQYAGPTDDPRNVPILGDCSNTPPTVICTAGLDPLRDSGREYAAHLIQQGTEVSYFEFPGIIHGFTTLRKAIPSGQADLEAFLGAIRVKLERAAA, from the coding sequence ATGGCCGATATCGAACATTACGTGCGCGAGGATGTTCGCGGCTTCCTGGACATGCTGGAAGCCATGAACGGACAGGGCGTGGAGGAAGTCGGAGCCGTGCAGGGGCGCGAGCAGATGCGCGCAATGGGGGCCATCGCCGAAGCGCCGGCGCGCGAGATGGCCGTGCAGAAGGACCTGGTGTGCCCGGGACCGGCAGGCGACATCCCCTTGCGCTTTTACGACGTGAAGGAAAGCCGCGGCCCCTCTCCCGTCGTCCTGTTCCTGCATGGCGGCGGCTTCGTGATCGGCGACCTGGAGGTCTATAACAATCTCTGCACCGAGATCTCCCACGCACTCGACCTGCCGGTGGTGTCCGTCGATTACCGCCTTGCGCCGGAACACCCCTTCCCCGCCGCGCCCGACGATTGCGAGGCTGCGGCGCGCTGGGTCGCATCGGGGCCGTCGGAGCTTGGCTGCGATGTCACCGGCCTCGTGATCACGGGCGACAGTGCAGGCGGCAACCTGACGATTGTCACCACCAACCAGCTGATGGCCGACCCGGCAGAAGTGCCGGTGGTGGTGCAGGCGCCGATCTATCCGGTCGCCAGCGATGTGAGCCAGCATGACAGCTTTGCCAGCTTCGCCGACGGTTTCCTGCTGACGGGCGCGGCGATGGCATGGTTCACGGAGCAATATGCCGGACCTACCGACGATCCGCGCAACGTGCCCATCCTCGGCGACTGCTCGAACACGCCGCCGACCGTCATCTGCACCGCCGGGCTCGATCCCTTGCGCGATTCGGGCCGCGAATATGCCGCCCACCTGATCCAGCAGGGGACGGAGGTCAGCTATTTCGAATTCCCCGGCATCATCCACGGGTTCACGACGCTGAGGAAAGCGATCCCCAGCGGCCAGGCCGACCTGGAGGCCTTCCTCGGCGCGATCCGTGTCAAGCTGGAGCGCGCGGCAGCATGA
- a CDS encoding RNA pyrophosphohydrolase, with the protein MNEVTAYRPCAGIMLFNSEGKVFAAQRLDSKNLGAWQMPQGGIDPGEDRCEAALRELAEETGVSGDKVEIVAEMPKPVRYDLPEDLIGKLWGGKYRGQEQHWFLARFLGEDSDIDLEAHDPPEFECWEWVEPEKLPDLIVPFKRDVYSAVVEEFAPQIASAT; encoded by the coding sequence ATGAACGAAGTGACCGCCTACCGCCCCTGTGCAGGCATCATGCTGTTCAACAGCGAGGGCAAGGTTTTCGCCGCCCAGCGGCTCGATTCGAAGAACCTCGGCGCTTGGCAGATGCCGCAGGGCGGGATCGATCCGGGCGAGGACCGGTGCGAGGCCGCTTTACGCGAGCTGGCGGAGGAAACCGGCGTTTCGGGCGACAAGGTCGAAATCGTCGCAGAAATGCCCAAGCCCGTCCGCTACGACCTGCCCGAAGACCTCATCGGCAAATTGTGGGGCGGGAAGTACCGCGGACAGGAACAGCACTGGTTCCTCGCCCGCTTTCTGGGCGAGGACAGCGACATCGACCTGGAAGCGCACGATCCGCCGGAATTCGAATGCTGGGAATGGGTCGAGCCCGAAAAGCTGCCCGACCTGATCGTGCCGTTCAAACGCGACGTCTATTCCGCCGTGGTCGAGGAATTCGCGCCCCAGATCGCCTCAGCGACCTGA
- a CDS encoding tetratricopeptide repeat protein, producing the protein MRFVPAAAALSLVFAVQASVGYGAEREPAPRAAQLVAEGRAALAGGQPQAAIDAFEAALAVDPGYTPIYLDLAQAARREGLQGKAIAYYREVLDRDPNDYAALSGKGAALVEKGAIEKARTTLSQLESLCGAGCPETRQLAAIISQGPQPRVLTAEAVMPDAQVTQSN; encoded by the coding sequence ATGCGTTTCGTCCCTGCTGCCGCTGCCCTGTCGCTGGTTTTTGCCGTGCAGGCGAGCGTGGGTTACGGGGCTGAGCGTGAACCCGCACCGCGCGCGGCGCAGCTTGTCGCGGAAGGGCGCGCAGCGCTTGCCGGCGGGCAGCCGCAGGCTGCAATCGACGCGTTCGAGGCGGCTCTGGCCGTCGATCCGGGCTACACACCGATCTATCTCGATCTGGCGCAGGCGGCGCGCCGCGAAGGGCTGCAGGGCAAGGCCATCGCCTATTACCGCGAGGTGCTGGACCGCGATCCCAACGACTACGCGGCTCTGTCCGGCAAGGGCGCGGCCCTGGTCGAAAAAGGCGCGATCGAGAAAGCGCGAACCACCCTGTCGCAGCTGGAATCGCTGTGCGGTGCCGGCTGCCCGGAAACGCGCCAGCTGGCCGCGATCATCTCGCAGGGGCCGCAACCACGCGTCCTGACCGCAGAGGCCGTCATGCCCGACGCGCAGGTCACGCAAAGCAATTGA
- a CDS encoding RsmB/NOP family class I SAM-dependent RNA methyltransferase, whose protein sequence is MTPAARVQAAIEILDNVIDGARNNGAPADRIIANWAKSNRYAGSKDRRAVRELVYSAIRACGPIPKTGRVAMLRLAEMDETIAALFDGSQYGPPAIGRNEKPAQGGVAPEWLVERLATSGVDAAAQEALLGRAPLDVRVNALKADREGLELPVAGEHLAPPQALRFEQGTQVEQWPEYREGKIEVQDLGSQYACLAAEVKPGETVIDLCAGAGGKTLALAAAMENRGTLVASDTDRSRLSRLAPRAERAGAGLIETVLLDAGREMDALGQYRRAADCVFVDAPCSGIGTLRRKPEAKWRLDPRSLDRYAGIQDKLLDIAAELVRPGGRIIFVTCSLLDEEGANRFEAFLERAPGWQADTRKLGAGKPRGKGLRLTPSHDGTDGFFIARAALPC, encoded by the coding sequence ATGACCCCCGCGGCCCGCGTTCAGGCGGCAATCGAGATACTGGACAATGTGATTGACGGCGCGCGCAATAACGGTGCGCCTGCCGACAGGATCATCGCCAATTGGGCGAAGTCCAATCGCTATGCCGGGAGCAAGGATCGCCGCGCAGTGCGCGAACTTGTCTATTCCGCCATCCGTGCCTGCGGCCCGATCCCCAAGACCGGCCGGGTCGCCATGCTCCGTTTGGCAGAAATGGACGAGACCATAGCGGCGCTGTTCGATGGCTCCCAATATGGCCCGCCTGCCATCGGCCGGAACGAGAAACCGGCGCAGGGCGGCGTGGCGCCGGAATGGCTGGTCGAACGCCTGGCCACATCCGGCGTCGATGCGGCGGCGCAGGAAGCCCTGCTTGGCCGCGCGCCGCTCGACGTGCGCGTGAATGCGCTGAAGGCCGACCGCGAAGGACTGGAACTGCCGGTCGCGGGCGAACATCTCGCCCCGCCGCAGGCGCTGCGTTTCGAGCAGGGCACGCAGGTCGAACAATGGCCGGAATATCGCGAAGGAAAAATCGAGGTTCAGGATCTGGGCAGCCAGTATGCCTGCCTCGCAGCGGAGGTGAAGCCGGGCGAAACCGTCATCGACCTGTGCGCCGGGGCAGGGGGCAAGACCCTGGCGCTGGCAGCGGCGATGGAGAACCGCGGCACGCTGGTTGCCAGCGATACGGACCGCAGCCGGCTGTCCAGGCTCGCCCCGCGTGCCGAGCGGGCAGGGGCAGGCTTGATCGAAACCGTGCTTCTCGATGCGGGGCGCGAGATGGACGCACTCGGCCAGTATCGCCGGGCGGCCGACTGCGTGTTCGTGGATGCGCCCTGTTCGGGTATCGGCACGCTGCGCCGCAAGCCCGAGGCGAAGTGGCGGCTCGATCCGCGCAGCCTCGACCGGTATGCCGGTATCCAGGACAAGCTACTGGACATCGCGGCGGAGCTCGTGCGGCCGGGCGGGCGGATCATCTTCGTCACCTGCTCCTTGCTGGACGAGGAAGGCGCAAACCGGTTCGAGGCGTTCCTCGAACGCGCGCCGGGATGGCAGGCGGACACGCGCAAGCTGGGCGCGGGCAAACCGCGGGGGAAGGGTTTGCGCCTGACACCGTCTCACGACGGGACCGACGGATTTTTCATCGCCCGTGCAGCATTGCCGTGTTAG
- the guaB gene encoding IMP dehydrogenase, translating to MQARTAGERRIVSRSEIPLGLTFDDVLLRPAESDVLPSMADTRTMLTKAIGLNIPVVSSAMDTVTEADMAIAMAQLGGIGVLHRNLTVEEQCAAVRAVKRFESGMVVNPITISPDATLGQAQEMMTQNRISGIPVTDRGGKLVGILTNRDVRFAENPQQPVRELMTTENLATVPLGTGQEEARRLLHQRRIEKLLVVDDGGKCVGLITVKDIEKAVAYPDATKDESGRLRVAAATTVGDKGFDRTQALIDAEVDVVVIDTAHGHNADVGKAVERVKKLSNSVQVIAGNVATAEATKALVGAGADGVKVGIGPGSICTTRVVAGVGVPQLTAIMDSAEEAAKSGVPVIADGGLRTSGDAAKALAAGGSSVMIGSMLAGTEEAPGETFIYQGRSYKSYRGMGSVGAMARGSADRYFQQDISQQKLVPEGIEGQVPYKGPAKDTVHQLVGGIKAAMGYTGSRTIEDLRTRAQFVRITGAGLTESHVHDVAITREAPNYPTR from the coding sequence ATGCAGGCCCGGACAGCGGGCGAAAGGCGCATCGTGTCACGCAGCGAAATTCCCCTCGGCCTTACCTTCGACGACGTATTGCTTCGTCCGGCGGAAAGCGACGTCCTCCCCTCCATGGCCGACACGCGGACCATGCTGACGAAGGCCATCGGCCTCAACATCCCCGTCGTCTCCAGCGCGATGGATACCGTTACCGAAGCGGACATGGCGATTGCCATGGCGCAACTGGGCGGGATCGGCGTGCTGCATCGCAACCTGACGGTGGAGGAACAATGTGCCGCAGTGCGCGCGGTCAAGCGGTTCGAAAGCGGCATGGTGGTGAACCCGATCACCATCTCGCCCGACGCGACGCTGGGCCAGGCGCAGGAGATGATGACGCAGAACCGCATCAGCGGCATCCCGGTGACCGATCGCGGCGGCAAGCTGGTCGGCATCCTGACCAATCGCGACGTGCGGTTCGCGGAAAACCCGCAGCAGCCCGTGCGCGAGCTGATGACGACGGAGAACCTCGCCACCGTGCCGCTCGGCACCGGTCAGGAAGAGGCGCGCCGCCTGCTGCACCAGCGCCGGATCGAGAAACTGCTGGTGGTGGATGACGGCGGCAAGTGCGTCGGCCTCATCACGGTGAAGGATATCGAGAAGGCGGTTGCCTATCCCGACGCGACCAAGGACGAAAGCGGCCGCCTGCGCGTGGCTGCGGCGACCACGGTCGGGGACAAGGGTTTCGACCGCACACAGGCCCTTATCGACGCGGAAGTCGACGTCGTCGTGATCGATACCGCACACGGCCACAATGCCGATGTCGGCAAGGCGGTCGAGCGGGTGAAGAAACTCAGCAATTCGGTCCAGGTCATCGCCGGGAACGTCGCGACGGCAGAAGCGACGAAGGCGCTGGTCGGCGCAGGGGCGGACGGCGTGAAGGTCGGCATCGGGCCGGGCTCCATCTGCACCACGCGGGTGGTGGCAGGCGTAGGCGTCCCGCAGCTGACCGCGATCATGGACAGCGCCGAGGAAGCGGCGAAATCGGGCGTGCCCGTCATTGCCGATGGCGGTCTTCGAACCAGCGGCGATGCGGCGAAGGCCCTGGCGGCCGGCGGTTCCAGCGTGATGATCGGGTCGATGCTTGCCGGGACCGAGGAAGCGCCGGGCGAGACGTTCATCTACCAGGGGCGCAGCTACAAGAGCTATCGCGGCATGGGCAGCGTGGGCGCCATGGCGCGCGGCAGTGCCGACAGGTATTTCCAGCAGGACATCAGCCAGCAGAAACTGGTACCCGAAGGGATCGAAGGGCAGGTCCCCTACAAGGGGCCGGCGAAGGATACCGTCCACCAACTGGTCGGCGGGATCAAGGCGGCCATGGGCTACACCGGCAGCAGGACGATCGAGGACTTGCGCACCCGCGCGCAATTCGTCCGCATTACCGGCGCGGGCCTGACCGAAAGCCACGTCCATGACGTCGCGATTACCAGAGAGGCACCCAATTATCCCACGCGCTGA
- a CDS encoding M20/M25/M40 family metallo-hydrolase yields MRRTIAVLLALALASCKTVTHDAGELALVRTALGGHIAELSRAEYGGRLPGSEGDRKTRAYIVSALRSYGLEAGMRRSWEQQVEIPVERYRQMGIDLPEGVETLSSANVVARLPGTQIGSGAVVLTAHWDHLGNCGPPAAPDRLCNGAVDNASGVAALLEIARRMAEGGPAERDIYFVATTGEEAGLVGARAFAEDPPTPLPTIVAAFNLDSTAIAPEGTPVAVLGWGQTALDRGIEQVVKAAGRRLSIRPQQERWVPRQDGYVLLRRDVPSVLVSSSFASDAVINSFVDTHYHRATDEWGDHVELGGAAQDTLLHVDLLRHFGSTTSYPVGDD; encoded by the coding sequence ATGAGAAGAACAATCGCAGTGCTGCTCGCGCTCGCCCTTGCGTCCTGCAAGACCGTGACCCACGATGCAGGCGAGCTTGCGCTGGTCCGGACCGCGCTCGGCGGCCATATAGCGGAGCTTTCGCGCGCCGAATACGGAGGACGCCTGCCCGGCAGCGAAGGCGACCGGAAGACGCGCGCTTACATCGTCTCGGCGCTGCGATCCTACGGCCTCGAGGCGGGCATGCGCAGGTCGTGGGAGCAGCAGGTCGAAATCCCGGTGGAACGGTACCGGCAGATGGGTATCGACCTGCCGGAAGGCGTGGAGACACTATCCAGCGCAAATGTCGTGGCCCGCCTGCCGGGCACGCAGATCGGTAGCGGAGCCGTCGTCCTGACGGCACATTGGGACCATCTGGGCAATTGCGGTCCGCCCGCCGCGCCCGACCGCCTGTGCAACGGGGCAGTCGATAATGCGAGCGGGGTCGCCGCGCTGCTGGAAATCGCGCGCCGCATGGCGGAAGGCGGCCCGGCAGAGCGCGATATCTATTTCGTCGCCACCACGGGCGAGGAAGCCGGGCTGGTCGGGGCAAGGGCCTTTGCCGAAGACCCGCCGACGCCGCTGCCTACGATCGTTGCCGCATTCAACCTGGATTCGACCGCTATCGCGCCCGAGGGGACGCCCGTCGCCGTGCTCGGCTGGGGACAGACCGCGCTCGACAGGGGGATCGAACAAGTGGTGAAGGCGGCGGGCAGGCGGCTGTCGATCCGCCCGCAGCAGGAACGCTGGGTCCCGCGGCAGGACGGGTATGTGCTGCTCCGCCGCGACGTGCCGTCGGTGCTGGTCTCCAGCAGTTTCGCAAGCGATGCCGTCATCAATTCCTTCGTCGATACGCATTACCACCGCGCGACCGACGAATGGGGCGATCACGTCGAACTGGGCGGTGCGGCGCAGGACACCTTGCTCCATGTCGACCTGCTCCGCCATTTCGGCAGCACCACCAGCTACCCCGTCGGGGACGACTGA
- a CDS encoding 3-hydroxybutyrate dehydrogenase: MFLSGKRALVTGSTSGIGLAIARSLHAEGAEIVLNGFGDESEIAALTQELSASHSAADLTDADAIETMMKDAGGIDILVNNAGMQHVAPVDEFPPAQWDRIIALNLTAAFHTVRHAVPGMKAKGWGRIINTASAHSLVASPFKSAYNASKHGIAGFTKTIALELAQTGVTANCISPGYVWTPLIEGQIPDTMKARGLSREEVINDVLLAKQPTKKFVQPEEIGALAVFLCREEAGNVTGANWSVDGGWTAE, from the coding sequence ATGTTCCTGTCCGGCAAACGCGCTCTCGTCACCGGTTCGACGTCCGGGATCGGCCTCGCCATCGCGCGGTCTCTCCATGCCGAAGGGGCCGAGATCGTCCTCAACGGCTTTGGCGACGAAAGCGAGATCGCCGCGCTGACGCAGGAATTGTCGGCCAGCCATTCCGCCGCCGACCTGACCGATGCCGATGCCATCGAAACCATGATGAAGGACGCGGGCGGAATCGATATCCTGGTCAACAACGCAGGCATGCAGCACGTCGCGCCGGTAGACGAGTTCCCGCCCGCGCAGTGGGACAGGATCATCGCTCTGAACCTGACTGCGGCCTTCCACACGGTGCGCCATGCCGTGCCCGGGATGAAGGCGAAGGGCTGGGGCCGCATCATCAACACGGCGAGCGCGCACTCGCTGGTGGCATCCCCTTTCAAGAGCGCATACAATGCGAGCAAGCACGGCATCGCAGGCTTTACCAAGACCATCGCGCTGGAACTGGCGCAGACCGGGGTGACGGCCAATTGCATCAGCCCCGGCTATGTCTGGACCCCGCTGATCGAGGGGCAGATTCCCGACACGATGAAGGCCCGCGGTCTGAGCCGGGAAGAGGTCATCAACGATGTCCTGCTCGCGAAACAGCCGACCAAGAAATTCGTCCAGCCGGAAGAAATCGGCGCGCTCGCCGTGTTCCTGTGCCGCGAGGAAGCGGGCAATGTGACCGGCGCGAACTGGAGCGTCGATGGCGGTTGGACGGCCGAATAG
- a CDS encoding neutral zinc metallopeptidase — MRLNPFNTGNINVRSSGGGGGFPGGGGGKIGCGTIVLAAIGALVFGINPMQTIGVVESVQQTTGAGSGQASTNEQEICTRGPYATEACNALQSLNQTWAPEFQRAGIPFEQPVLDLYTGGGVRSGCGNAPAAAGPFYCPADKGIYINTGFYDTLEQRMGAGGDFARLYVMAHEYGHHIQNLTGLAGQIRSAQAQNPRRSNELQVRMELQADCYAGVWAGKNRNLIEPGDMQEGLRAASAIGDDTLQRQAGQRVNPESFTHGTSQQRMDALRRGLESADDTVCDAYFQNL; from the coding sequence ATGCGGCTCAATCCGTTCAATACCGGCAATATCAATGTCCGATCGAGCGGGGGCGGCGGCGGTTTTCCCGGCGGTGGCGGCGGAAAGATCGGCTGCGGCACGATCGTCCTGGCGGCCATCGGTGCGCTGGTCTTCGGTATCAATCCGATGCAGACCATCGGCGTCGTGGAAAGCGTGCAGCAGACCACCGGCGCAGGAAGCGGGCAGGCCAGCACGAACGAGCAGGAAATCTGCACCCGCGGTCCCTACGCGACAGAGGCCTGCAATGCCCTGCAATCCCTTAACCAGACATGGGCGCCCGAATTCCAGCGCGCCGGGATCCCGTTCGAACAGCCGGTTCTGGACCTTTATACGGGGGGCGGCGTGCGGTCGGGCTGCGGCAATGCGCCGGCAGCGGCAGGCCCGTTCTACTGCCCCGCCGACAAGGGCATCTATATCAACACCGGTTTCTACGACACGCTGGAACAGCGCATGGGCGCAGGCGGCGATTTCGCCCGGCTATACGTCATGGCGCATGAATACGGCCACCATATCCAGAACCTGACCGGCCTGGCCGGGCAGATCCGTAGCGCACAGGCGCAAAACCCGCGCCGCTCCAACGAATTGCAGGTACGCATGGAATTGCAGGCGGATTGCTATGCCGGGGTCTGGGCGGGCAAGAACCGCAACCTGATCGAGCCGGGCGACATGCAGGAAGGCCTGCGCGCGGCCAGCGCCATCGGCGACGACACGCTGCAGCGGCAGGCCGGACAGCGGGTCAACCCGGAAAGCTTTACCCACGGAACCAGCCAGCAGCGCATGGACGCCCTGCGACGCGGTTTGGAGAGTGCAGATGATACGGTGTGCGATGCCTATTTCCAGAACCTGTAA
- the creD gene encoding cell envelope integrity protein CreD, which yields MRIQRSPGIKLLFVGLVGFVLLVPLLMVYALVNDRQHQARTAQDSITQGWGGPQMLSGPVLVVPYDEVTTQTENRGGQVVTRQVTSRRELVIAPSLHRVTTDLEPEVRRKSIYETVTYLAATNGAARFVLPDDLDRLDVERSSLRLAESELRFGVSDPRGLQGDASAQVGGETVALKPGRGPMESGGSGFHGYVEWDGERPLVLDYNFTLRGSRALSLVPNGGQTEWSVESTWAHPSFAGGFLPDTRSIGDDGFKANWSVANLALGRSLASTSDTGIVVNAGSIPMPPPPPAPEMRGYGEASFPAQNAEVRLVEPVDLYSQVDRSVKYGFLVIGFTFLTFLMFDLVAGARVAAAEYLLTGAGLVLFFVLLLAFAEVIGFAAAFAGATIAIVGLLTAYSAAVLGTRKRAFTVGAILLGLYAALYVLLSLEAYSLLVGSVLLFFALAGVMYATRGIDWSSVGGRKDAEPMSEEEG from the coding sequence ATGAGAATACAGAGATCGCCCGGGATCAAGCTCCTGTTCGTCGGACTGGTCGGCTTCGTCCTACTGGTTCCGTTGCTGATGGTCTATGCCCTGGTGAACGACAGGCAGCACCAGGCACGCACCGCGCAGGACAGTATCACGCAAGGCTGGGGCGGGCCGCAGATGCTCAGTGGGCCGGTGCTGGTCGTGCCCTATGACGAGGTGACGACCCAGACGGAGAACCGCGGCGGGCAGGTCGTGACCCGCCAGGTGACCAGCCGGCGCGAACTTGTCATCGCCCCCAGCCTGCACCGCGTTACCACCGATCTGGAGCCGGAGGTGCGGCGCAAGTCGATTTACGAAACCGTGACTTATCTGGCGGCGACCAACGGCGCTGCGCGCTTCGTCCTGCCGGACGATCTGGACCGGCTGGACGTGGAGCGATCCTCGCTTCGCCTTGCGGAAAGTGAGCTACGCTTCGGCGTGTCCGATCCGCGCGGCCTGCAAGGCGATGCCTCGGCACAGGTCGGCGGCGAGACGGTGGCGCTAAAACCGGGCAGGGGGCCGATGGAGAGCGGCGGCTCGGGCTTCCACGGTTATGTGGAATGGGACGGCGAGCGGCCGCTCGTGCTCGATTACAACTTCACCCTGCGCGGCAGCCGGGCCCTGTCGCTCGTGCCCAATGGCGGCCAAACCGAATGGTCGGTCGAATCCACCTGGGCCCATCCCAGCTTCGCCGGCGGCTTTTTGCCGGATACCCGCTCCATCGGCGATGACGGGTTCAAGGCGAACTGGTCGGTCGCGAACCTTGCGCTAGGCCGCTCGCTTGCCTCGACTAGCGATACCGGCATCGTGGTCAATGCAGGGTCGATCCCCATGCCGCCTCCACCGCCTGCGCCAGAGATGAGGGGTTACGGCGAGGCGAGCTTCCCCGCGCAAAATGCCGAGGTGCGGCTGGTGGAACCGGTCGATCTCTACAGCCAGGTGGACCGCAGCGTGAAATACGGCTTCCTCGTCATCGGCTTCACCTTCCTGACGTTCCTGATGTTCGACCTCGTCGCTGGGGCGCGCGTGGCAGCGGCGGAATACCTCCTGACGGGGGCAGGGCTGGTTCTGTTCTTCGTGCTGCTGCTGGCTTTCGCAGAGGTCATCGGATTCGCCGCAGCCTTCGCAGGCGCGACGATCGCCATCGTCGGACTGCTGACTGCCTACAGCGCGGCGGTGCTCGGTACGCGCAAGCGGGCCTTCACGGTCGGGGCTATCCTGCTGGGGCTTTATGCCGCGCTTTACGTCCTGCTCAGCCTGGAAGCCTATTCCCTGCTGGTCGGATCGGTGCTGCTGTTCTTCGCGCTCGCAGGGGTGATGTATGCGACCCGCGGCATCGACTGGTCGAGCGTCGGTGGACGCAAGGACGCGGAACCGATGTCGGAAGAGGAAGGCTGA